The Paenibacillus sophorae genome has a segment encoding these proteins:
- the ltrA gene encoding group II intron reverse transcriptase/maturase gives MMNRKGTSGVDGETTTQFEANLKERTEDLWLRLRQNRYQAPPLRRVDIPKGNGKTRPLGIPTVEDRLVQRAVARTVEAIYEQDFLGLSYGFRPGRNPHMTLKALRTCIVTKKVRHVFEADIRGYFNHINHEWLMKMVKQRISAPVVLHLIGKWLRAGVMQHGVVTRNEEGTPQGGPISPLLANIYLHNVLDLWFKKRCKKYFQGEAYLIRFADDYVACFKYKRDAENFQTLLNERMKKFNLELVEEKTRLMIFGRFARERKAEFGEKPDTFDFLGFKHVCGVGQKGEFALIRIPSVKSCRKFTERVGTWLKAHRHWKRRDQQK, from the coding sequence ATGATGAATCGCAAAGGCACGAGCGGTGTAGATGGAGAAACAACGACACAATTCGAAGCGAATCTGAAAGAGAGAACAGAGGATCTATGGTTACGGCTTAGACAAAATCGCTACCAAGCTCCACCCTTAAGGCGAGTGGATATCCCAAAAGGAAATGGGAAGACACGCCCACTCGGCATCCCTACCGTGGAAGACCGCTTGGTACAACGAGCAGTAGCAAGAACCGTCGAAGCCATCTATGAACAAGATTTTCTGGGCTTATCCTACGGGTTTCGTCCGGGAAGAAATCCGCATATGACGCTTAAAGCGCTCAGAACCTGTATCGTAACAAAGAAAGTAAGGCATGTGTTCGAGGCGGATATTCGCGGGTACTTCAACCACATCAACCATGAATGGTTGATGAAGATGGTAAAGCAGCGAATATCCGCCCCCGTTGTTCTGCATCTCATCGGAAAGTGGCTGCGAGCAGGAGTGATGCAACATGGCGTGGTCACACGGAACGAAGAGGGAACGCCGCAGGGTGGTCCGATCAGTCCGCTGCTTGCAAACATCTATTTGCACAACGTACTGGACCTCTGGTTCAAGAAACGGTGCAAGAAATATTTTCAAGGAGAAGCCTACCTCATCCGCTTTGCGGATGATTACGTCGCATGTTTCAAATACAAGCGAGATGCAGAGAATTTCCAAACGCTGTTAAACGAAAGGATGAAGAAATTCAACCTGGAGCTAGTGGAGGAAAAGACACGCCTTATGATCTTTGGACGATTTGCAAGGGAGCGAAAGGCGGAATTCGGAGAAAAGCCGGACACCTTCGATTTTCTGGGGTTCAAACATGTCTGTGGAGTAGGACAGAAAGGTGAATTTGCGCTCATACGAATACCTAGCGTGAAGAGTTGCCGAAAATTTACGGAGCGAGTCGGGACATGGCTGAAAGCACACCGGCATTGGAAAAGGCGAGACCAACAAAAGTAG
- a CDS encoding transposase has translation MIRKCNRHTKRKLKFPKELLVIDSTKITVEIGRLPWVPLKGSRAGVKLNVALRQSTGQPHKVVESTGNHHDICSSDELFDSAFINVADRAYAKCKRFDEY, from the coding sequence ATGATCCGTAAGTGCAATCGCCATACCAAGCGGAAGCTGAAGTTCCCGAAGGAACTGCTTGTTATTGATTCAACCAAGATTACCGTTGAAATCGGTCGGCTGCCGTGGGTACCTTTAAAGGGAAGCCGAGCCGGCGTCAAACTCAATGTGGCTTTGCGCCAGTCTACCGGTCAGCCGCACAAAGTCGTGGAGTCGACGGGAAATCACCATGATATATGCAGTAGCGACGAACTTTTCGACTCTGCCTTCATCAATGTCGCTGACCGGGCTTACGCGAAGTGCAAGCGGTTCGACGAGTATTGA
- a CDS encoding MFS transporter produces the protein MRYFSILKKGKLRIFWITQTISMIANAFHLIALPLWILAITKSPMQTSLVAFTELLAMIIFSLFSGGIVDILKKKKLLIIGDVIRGILTVLLLFVHSENEIWIVYLTAIGTGMMSSLFGPAQNAIIRQTFNNEELTYSNSIFQLSFSVSLLVGPIIGGTALSYFGYELTFIINAISFFIGAFGSLFIIDQSIGKRRQRNIIYEVLRDLKEGVIFVKTKLNIQKVMITQSVVFFLTGANGFLFITYFNISNVDLSVIGIFMTSQGAGMILGSIIIPKILNLTKRFYLLLGLLITLMGISISIYISLVPHNNVVAIIFILIFGITLSSFNIITSTLLQRESSGDHIGKVTSFSRLVNRSSMAIATALAGTLASIFSIQNIVIIEGIILSIMGLVLVVILGQLFQLRKYSQKTSRLNERP, from the coding sequence ATGCGATATTTTAGTATACTCAAAAAAGGAAAGTTAAGAATTTTTTGGATAACTCAAACTATATCTATGATTGCTAATGCTTTTCATCTAATAGCGTTACCTCTGTGGATACTAGCTATAACAAAATCACCTATGCAAACCAGTTTAGTAGCGTTCACTGAATTACTAGCCATGATCATTTTCTCATTATTTTCTGGTGGAATTGTTGACATACTAAAGAAAAAGAAATTGTTAATTATCGGAGATGTTATAAGAGGAATATTGACAGTATTACTTTTATTTGTACATTCAGAAAATGAAATATGGATTGTTTACTTAACAGCCATCGGAACAGGAATGATGTCATCTTTATTTGGTCCAGCTCAAAATGCTATTATTAGACAAACATTTAATAACGAAGAGCTTACATACTCAAACTCTATTTTTCAACTAAGTTTCTCAGTGTCATTATTAGTTGGACCTATCATAGGTGGTACTGCACTTTCTTACTTTGGTTACGAATTAACGTTCATAATTAATGCTATATCATTCTTTATTGGTGCTTTTGGATCTTTATTTATTATTGATCAAAGCATTGGGAAACGAAGACAAAGGAACATCATTTATGAAGTATTAAGGGATTTAAAGGAAGGTGTTATTTTTGTAAAGACTAAACTTAATATACAAAAAGTAATGATAACTCAATCAGTTGTTTTTTTTCTTACAGGAGCTAATGGGTTTTTATTTATTACTTATTTTAATATTTCAAATGTTGATCTTAGTGTTATCGGTATTTTCATGACATCACAGGGGGCGGGGATGATACTAGGTTCAATTATTATTCCTAAAATTCTAAATTTAACAAAAAGGTTTTATTTATTGTTAGGTTTGTTAATAACACTTATGGGTATATCAATTTCTATTTATATATCACTTGTACCGCATAACAATGTTGTAGCTATTATATTTATACTGATATTTGGTATCACACTTTCTTCTTTTAATATTATAACCAGTACTTTATTACAAAGAGAATCATCTGGGGATCATATTGGTAAGGTAACTAGTTTTTCAAGGTTAGTTAATCGAAGTTCAATGGCTATTGCAACTGCACTTGCAGGAACTCTAGCATCCATATTTTCAATTCAAAATATTGTAATAATTGAAGGGATTATACTTAGTATAATGGGATTAGTGCTTGTAGTAATTCTAGGACAATTGTTTCAATTGAGGAAGTATTCCCAAAAGACAAGTCGACTTAATGAACGGCCATAA